Proteins encoded in a region of the Streptomyces sp. PCS3-D2 genome:
- a CDS encoding S8 family serine peptidase, producing the protein MAQRDKRSSPALRPTRRARPARSLRTALAALTSVLLLPLGAGVAAAAPDPGPSVPTAAERKIEPKLRAQLDGAAKAVFWVYLDSAADLTAAGKQQTRAAKAETVLRTKKDHAARSQADVIKALQGAGAEYTSYWIVNAVRVVGSQKLAGTLAQRPEVARIDADDKVELPKPAEGRREKAVADAVEWNIDRINAPQVWDRIGVRGEGIVVANIDSGVDYTHPAVAGQYRGRNADGSYSHAYNWFDPAGVCAGAAPCDNNDHGTHTMGTMVGDDGGANRIGVAPGARWIAAKGCESNSCSEASLLASGQWIVAPTDLNGQNPRPDLAPHVVNNSWGGAGGDPWYQQVVDTWRAAGIFPAFSNGNAGPGCATTGSPGDYASSYSSGAFDINNAIASFSSRGTGPGGIVKPNISAPGVNVRSSVPGGTYESFSGTSMASPHTAAAVALLWSAAPALEGDIAQTESLLDGTALDTDSSQCGGDAADNNVFGEGRLDVLAAVEAAPRGALGALAGTVRSDGQPLAGVKVTADGPIDRTATTAADGTYSFPALSVGAYTLTAAKFGYGQQTATATVTENATATGDFTLTRAASGKVTGTVASASGPAAGAAVTIADTPVTATTDAQGRFEVTLPHGTYRVNATHASRCLSGGTAEVTVDGDTSVAVNLPERTDGYGYACATAGDRPYTGGSRQLALTGDNTTERVDLPFPLPLYGTTYAQAWIGTNGTVSFGGNHTGDINGDLPSTATPNAALYPFWDDLVVGAAGTGSGVFTAVTGTAPHRAYVIEWRQVSHWSAQADRFSFAAAIGEDGSVTYSYKGTGGTGIKGGSSATVGVENATGTDAFAYSFNTPVITDGLSIAFRTTKSGVVAGRVLDANDGDGVAGATVTVGAGDTAVSAITAADGGYVVQSPSGSRTVSLAAAQYESATATVDVKAADVTSVTRSLRTGKVTASQPALEVVLPADQQRTRTLDLTNAGLGTAFTVSEDAGWLKAAPAAGDLPTGGRAPVTLTVDTTGLAPGTVLTSDLKIASASGRTPVLTVPVKLVVPRYQVALDAGSGYGSTDVLGDSWSPDRRYTAGSYGYQGNGTVRSTGRTIAGTDDQRLFRNAREGMYEYRFDNVPNGTYTVELGFAELSSTKPNKRVFDVLAEGTQVLPSLDIALEAGTYTALTRTYTVTVTDGVLNVRFVTHSGFGKPLLNTLRVTDRPDQR; encoded by the coding sequence GTGGCCCAACGCGACAAGCGGTCCTCACCAGCCCTACGGCCCACACGGCGTGCCAGGCCCGCACGGTCCCTGCGCACGGCGCTCGCCGCACTCACCTCGGTCTTGCTGCTCCCGCTCGGCGCGGGCGTCGCCGCAGCGGCACCGGATCCCGGCCCCAGCGTGCCGACCGCGGCCGAGCGCAAGATCGAACCCAAGCTCCGCGCCCAGCTCGACGGCGCCGCCAAGGCCGTCTTCTGGGTCTACCTCGACAGCGCCGCCGACCTCACCGCCGCGGGGAAGCAGCAGACCCGCGCAGCGAAGGCCGAGACCGTGCTGAGGACGAAAAAGGACCACGCCGCGCGCAGCCAGGCCGACGTCATCAAGGCACTGCAAGGCGCGGGCGCCGAGTACACCTCGTACTGGATCGTGAACGCCGTGCGCGTCGTCGGCAGCCAGAAGCTCGCCGGGACGCTGGCACAGCGCCCCGAGGTGGCCCGGATCGACGCCGACGACAAGGTCGAGCTCCCCAAGCCCGCCGAGGGCCGGCGGGAGAAGGCCGTCGCCGACGCCGTCGAGTGGAACATCGACCGGATCAACGCCCCGCAGGTGTGGGACCGGATCGGCGTCCGCGGCGAGGGCATCGTCGTCGCCAACATCGACAGCGGCGTCGACTACACCCACCCGGCCGTGGCCGGCCAGTACCGCGGCCGGAACGCGGACGGCAGCTACTCCCACGCCTACAACTGGTTCGACCCGGCGGGCGTCTGCGCGGGCGCCGCACCCTGCGACAACAACGACCACGGCACCCACACCATGGGCACGATGGTCGGCGACGACGGGGGCGCCAACCGGATCGGCGTCGCCCCCGGCGCCCGGTGGATCGCCGCCAAGGGCTGCGAGTCCAACTCCTGCTCCGAGGCCTCGCTGCTCGCCTCCGGCCAGTGGATCGTCGCCCCGACGGACCTGAACGGCCAGAATCCGCGACCCGACCTCGCCCCGCACGTCGTCAACAACTCCTGGGGCGGCGCCGGCGGAGACCCCTGGTACCAGCAGGTCGTCGACACCTGGCGGGCCGCCGGCATCTTCCCGGCCTTCTCCAACGGCAATGCCGGACCCGGCTGCGCCACCACCGGCTCACCCGGTGACTACGCGAGCTCCTACAGTTCCGGCGCCTTCGACATCAACAACGCCATCGCGTCCTTCTCCTCCCGCGGCACGGGCCCCGGAGGCATCGTCAAGCCGAACATCTCCGCCCCCGGCGTGAACGTCCGCTCCTCCGTCCCCGGCGGCACGTACGAGTCCTTCTCCGGCACCTCCATGGCCTCGCCGCACACCGCGGCCGCCGTGGCCCTGCTGTGGTCCGCCGCCCCCGCCCTCGAAGGGGACATCGCGCAGACCGAATCCCTCCTCGACGGCACCGCCCTGGACACCGACAGCAGCCAGTGCGGGGGCGACGCGGCCGACAACAACGTCTTCGGAGAGGGCCGTCTCGACGTCCTGGCGGCCGTCGAAGCCGCACCGCGCGGTGCGCTCGGAGCCCTCGCCGGCACCGTACGCTCCGACGGCCAGCCCCTCGCGGGCGTCAAGGTCACCGCCGACGGCCCGATCGACCGTACGGCCACCACGGCGGCCGACGGCACCTACTCCTTCCCGGCCCTGTCGGTGGGCGCCTACACCCTGACCGCGGCCAAGTTCGGCTACGGACAGCAGACCGCAACCGCCACGGTGACCGAGAACGCCACCGCCACCGGCGACTTCACCCTCACCCGGGCCGCCTCCGGCAAGGTCACCGGTACCGTCGCCTCCGCCTCCGGCCCGGCCGCCGGGGCCGCCGTCACCATCGCCGACACCCCGGTGACCGCGACGACCGACGCGCAGGGCCGCTTCGAGGTCACCCTGCCGCACGGCACCTACCGGGTGAACGCCACGCACGCCTCCCGCTGCCTCAGCGGCGGCACCGCCGAGGTCACCGTCGACGGCGACACCTCCGTCGCGGTGAACCTGCCCGAGCGCACGGACGGCTACGGCTACGCCTGCGCCACCGCCGGCGACCGGCCGTACACCGGGGGGAGCCGGCAGCTCGCGCTCACCGGTGACAACACCACCGAACGGGTCGACCTGCCCTTCCCGCTGCCGCTGTACGGCACGACGTACGCCCAGGCCTGGATCGGCACGAACGGCACCGTCAGCTTCGGCGGCAACCACACCGGCGACATCAACGGCGACCTCCCGAGCACGGCCACGCCCAACGCGGCCCTCTACCCCTTCTGGGACGACCTGGTCGTCGGCGCGGCGGGCACCGGATCGGGCGTCTTCACCGCGGTCACCGGCACCGCACCGCACCGGGCCTACGTCATCGAGTGGCGTCAGGTGTCCCACTGGTCGGCGCAGGCCGACCGGTTCTCCTTCGCCGCGGCCATCGGCGAGGACGGCAGCGTCACCTACTCCTACAAGGGCACCGGCGGCACCGGGATCAAGGGCGGCTCCTCGGCCACCGTCGGGGTGGAGAACGCCACCGGCACCGACGCCTTCGCCTACTCCTTCAACACCCCCGTCATCACCGACGGCCTCTCCATCGCCTTCCGCACCACCAAGAGTGGTGTGGTGGCCGGCCGGGTCCTCGACGCCAACGACGGCGACGGCGTCGCGGGCGCCACGGTGACCGTCGGCGCGGGTGACACCGCCGTGTCGGCGATCACGGCCGCCGACGGCGGGTACGTCGTCCAGAGCCCCTCCGGCTCGCGGACCGTCTCCCTCGCCGCGGCCCAGTACGAGTCCGCCACGGCCACGGTGGACGTCAAGGCCGCCGACGTCACGTCGGTGACCCGGTCCCTGCGGACCGGGAAGGTGACGGCGTCGCAGCCGGCTCTGGAGGTCGTGCTCCCGGCCGACCAGCAGCGGACACGGACCCTCGACCTGACCAATGCGGGTCTGGGCACGGCGTTCACGGTGTCCGAGGACGCGGGCTGGCTGAAGGCCGCGCCGGCCGCGGGCGACCTGCCGACGGGCGGCAGGGCACCGGTCACCCTCACGGTCGACACGACCGGACTGGCCCCCGGAACGGTCCTCACCTCCGACCTGAAGATCGCCTCGGCGAGCGGCCGCACCCCGGTCCTCACCGTCCCGGTCAAGCTCGTCGTCCCGCGCTACCAGGTCGCCCTGGACGCCGGATCCGGCTACGGCAGCACCGACGTGCTGGGCGACTCCTGGTCCCCGGATCGCAGGTACACGGCCGGGTCCTACGGCTACCAGGGCAACGGCACCGTCCGGTCGACCGGCCGCACCATCGCCGGTACCGACGACCAGCGGCTCTTCCGCAACGCCCGCGAGGGCATGTACGAGTACCGTTTCGACAACGTCCCGAACGGCACCTACACGGTGGAGCTCGGCTTCGCGGAGCTCTCCTCCACCAAGCCGAACAAGCGCGTCTTCGACGTCCTGGCCGAGGGCACGCAGGTCCTCCCCTCCCTCGACATCGCCCTGGAGGCGGGCACCTACACGGCCCTGACCCGCACGTACACGGTCACGGTCACCGACGGGGTGCTCAACGTCCGCTTCGTGACGCACTCCGGCTTCGGCAAGCCCCTGCTGAACACGCTCCGGGTGACCGACCGCCCGGACCAGCGCTAG
- a CDS encoding MFS transporter: MTVPAESPDAPPEPAVPLASARGRWILLATALGSTMALLDSTVVNVALPRIGEDLGADLAALQWTVNAYLLTLAGLILVGGALGDRFGRRRIFVLGTAWFAVGSLLCGLAPNAAVLVAARALQGIGGALLTPGSLALIQGSIRAGDRGRAVGLWSGLGGVGAAVGPFLGGWLVDGPGWRWVFLLNVPVAALCVPVALRHVPESRDPLAHGRFDAAGALLGAGSLGLVTYALIEASSGTAPVIAAAVGGVLLGVAFVWVERHRADPMVPPQMFASRQFTAVNLVTLCVYAAFSGFFFLVVLQLQVVAGYSALGAGAALLPTTLLMLLLSARSGEIGERIGPRLPLTVGPVLCAAGTLLTLRVGPGASYVADVLPAMVVMGLGMVALVAPLTATVLSSVDPGRAGLASGINNAAARAAGLIAVAALPLLAGMGPESYLSAAQFDAAFGRAMPWCAGALVAGAAVAWATVRSPAPARCHPQCHTHCALSSPPLEPRERGGPTTPG; the protein is encoded by the coding sequence ATGACCGTGCCGGCCGAGTCGCCCGACGCACCGCCCGAGCCCGCCGTCCCGCTCGCCTCGGCGCGCGGACGGTGGATCCTGCTGGCCACGGCGCTCGGCTCGACCATGGCCCTGCTCGACTCGACCGTGGTGAATGTGGCGCTCCCCCGCATCGGGGAGGATCTCGGCGCCGATCTCGCGGCGCTCCAGTGGACGGTCAACGCCTATCTGCTGACCCTCGCCGGACTGATCCTGGTCGGCGGAGCGCTCGGCGACCGCTTCGGCCGGCGCCGGATCTTCGTGCTGGGCACGGCGTGGTTCGCGGTGGGCTCCCTGCTGTGCGGGCTCGCCCCGAACGCCGCGGTGCTGGTGGCCGCCCGGGCCCTGCAGGGCATCGGCGGCGCGCTGCTCACGCCCGGCTCCCTCGCCCTGATCCAGGGCTCGATCCGGGCCGGGGACCGGGGCCGCGCGGTGGGCCTGTGGTCGGGGCTGGGCGGCGTCGGCGCGGCGGTGGGGCCCTTCCTCGGCGGCTGGCTGGTGGACGGGCCCGGCTGGCGGTGGGTGTTCCTGCTCAACGTGCCGGTGGCCGCGCTGTGCGTCCCGGTGGCCCTGCGGCATGTCCCGGAGTCACGGGACCCGCTGGCGCACGGCCGCTTCGACGCGGCGGGCGCGCTGCTCGGCGCGGGCTCGCTGGGACTGGTCACCTACGCGCTGATCGAGGCCTCGTCGGGCACCGCCCCCGTGATCGCCGCCGCGGTGGGCGGTGTACTGCTCGGCGTCGCCTTCGTCTGGGTGGAGCGGCACCGGGCCGATCCCATGGTGCCGCCGCAGATGTTCGCCTCCCGGCAGTTCACGGCCGTCAACCTCGTCACCCTGTGCGTGTACGCGGCCTTCAGCGGCTTCTTCTTCCTCGTCGTGCTCCAGCTCCAGGTCGTGGCCGGGTATTCGGCGCTGGGCGCCGGGGCCGCCCTGCTGCCGACCACCTTGCTGATGCTGCTGCTGTCGGCCCGTTCGGGGGAGATCGGCGAGCGGATCGGGCCGCGCCTGCCGCTCACCGTGGGGCCCGTGCTGTGCGCGGCCGGGACCCTGCTGACGCTGCGGGTGGGCCCGGGGGCCTCGTATGTCGCGGACGTACTGCCCGCGATGGTGGTGATGGGGCTGGGGATGGTGGCCCTGGTGGCTCCGCTGACGGCGACCGTGCTGTCCTCGGTGGACCCGGGACGGGCGGGCCTGGCCAGCGGCATCAACAACGCCGCCGCCCGCGCGGCCGGCCTGATCGCGGTGGCGGCCCTGCCGCTGCTGGCCGGGATGGGCCCCGAGTCGTACCTGTCGGCGGCCCAGTTCGACGCCGCCTTCGGCCGTGCGATGCCCTGGTGTGCCGGGGCCCTCGTGGCCGGCGCCGCCGTCGCCTGGGCGACCGTGCGCTCCCCCGCACCGGCCAGGTGCCACCCGCAGTGCCACACGCACTGCGCGCTGTCCTCGCCGCCGCTCGAACCCCGCGAGCGGGGTGGGCCCACGACGCCGGGCTGA
- a CDS encoding DUF6126 family protein, producing the protein MAPVTPADKPVGVRARFEAKFPRGLIIRLIAYLFVGHLFAFFVYLLFVLGGQNQ; encoded by the coding sequence ATGGCCCCCGTGACCCCCGCGGACAAGCCCGTCGGCGTACGCGCGCGCTTCGAGGCCAAGTTCCCGCGCGGCCTGATCATCCGCCTGATCGCCTACCTCTTCGTCGGCCACCTCTTCGCCTTCTTCGTCTACCTCCTCTTCGTCCTGGGCGGCCAGAACCAGTAA
- a CDS encoding dihydrodipicolinate reductase, with amino-acid sequence MIPTVVWGTGNVGRLAIRAVAAHPALELRAVIVHNPAKIGRDAGELGGLDHLLGVEATGDAEAVLAGRPRAVVYAASGDVRPDEALADITRAIRAGAVVVSPALYPLYDHRSAPPEFRDPVLAAIAEGGGSLFASGVDPGWGNDVLPLLLSGLGTSIDAIRCQEIFDYSTYDQPDSVRDLIGMGHPMDFEPMMLMPSVPTMVWGGQIRMMARALGVELDEIRETSERRPLDTAVTTRTMGDFAAGTQGAIRFEVQGIVGGEPRIVIEHVTRIHPSCAPDWPAPPDGGDGAHRVIIEGRPRIEVTVEATDEGENRSAGGNATAVGRLVGAVDWLVAAEPGLYDALDVPLRPATGRLGRKPS; translated from the coding sequence ATGATTCCCACGGTTGTCTGGGGCACCGGCAACGTCGGCCGTCTGGCCATCCGCGCCGTTGCGGCCCATCCCGCGCTCGAACTGCGCGCAGTCATCGTCCACAATCCAGCCAAGATCGGCCGCGACGCGGGCGAACTCGGCGGCCTCGACCACCTGTTGGGCGTCGAGGCCACCGGCGACGCCGAAGCCGTACTGGCGGGCCGCCCCCGGGCGGTGGTGTACGCCGCGTCCGGGGACGTCCGCCCCGACGAGGCCCTCGCCGACATCACCCGGGCGATCCGGGCGGGTGCCGTCGTGGTCAGCCCGGCCCTCTACCCGCTCTACGACCACCGCAGTGCCCCACCGGAGTTCCGGGACCCGGTGCTGGCGGCCATCGCGGAGGGCGGCGGCTCGCTCTTCGCCTCCGGCGTCGACCCCGGCTGGGGCAACGACGTGCTCCCGCTCCTGCTCAGCGGCCTCGGCACCAGCATCGACGCCATCCGCTGCCAGGAGATCTTCGACTACTCCACCTACGACCAGCCGGACTCCGTCCGCGACCTCATCGGCATGGGGCATCCCATGGACTTCGAGCCGATGATGCTCATGCCGTCGGTTCCGACGATGGTCTGGGGCGGCCAGATACGGATGATGGCCAGGGCGCTCGGCGTCGAACTCGACGAGATCCGCGAGACGTCGGAGCGCCGCCCCCTCGACACCGCCGTGACCACCCGCACCATGGGCGATTTCGCTGCGGGCACCCAGGGTGCCATCCGCTTCGAGGTGCAGGGCATCGTCGGGGGCGAGCCCCGCATCGTCATCGAGCACGTCACCCGCATCCACCCCTCGTGCGCACCGGACTGGCCCGCCCCGCCGGACGGCGGCGACGGAGCCCACCGGGTCATCATCGAGGGCCGTCCCCGCATCGAGGTCACCGTCGAGGCCACCGACGAGGGCGAGAACCGCTCCGCGGGCGGCAACGCCACTGCCGTCGGCCGCCTCGTCGGCGCCGTCGACTGGCTCGTCGCGGCGGAGCCCGGACTCTACGACGCCCTCGACGTCCCGCTGCGCCCCGCCACCGGCAGACTCGGAAGGAAACCGTCATGA
- a CDS encoding DUF6629 family protein — MCWSATADLVAGTAVAAVGVVCLARVRRARDLAVAALPLLLGVHQLVEAAVWESGGGCSAAATAWAVIALPLLPVWVPVGVLLAAAPGARRRLWAPVAVGGVTAAVLVHALATGPVSAEIRGRTLGYEVHVAWTPLVLTGYLFATLGALLLARDRWLRALGSVLAAGALACAALWRLEFASTWCAFAAVASLLVLGWVRDRQPAAGSG; from the coding sequence GTGTGCTGGAGCGCGACGGCCGATCTGGTGGCCGGCACGGCGGTCGCCGCCGTAGGGGTCGTGTGCCTGGCACGCGTGCGCCGGGCCCGCGATCTTGCCGTCGCGGCCCTGCCGCTGCTGCTGGGCGTGCACCAGCTGGTGGAGGCCGCGGTCTGGGAGTCGGGCGGCGGCTGCTCTGCGGCCGCCACAGCCTGGGCCGTGATCGCCCTTCCCCTGCTGCCGGTGTGGGTCCCGGTCGGGGTGCTGCTCGCCGCCGCGCCGGGGGCACGGCGGCGCCTGTGGGCGCCGGTGGCGGTCGGAGGCGTGACGGCCGCGGTACTCGTGCACGCCCTCGCGACCGGGCCGGTGAGCGCCGAGATCCGGGGCCGCACCCTCGGTTACGAGGTGCATGTCGCCTGGACGCCCCTGGTCCTGACGGGCTACCTGTTCGCCACTCTGGGCGCCCTGCTGCTCGCCCGGGACCGGTGGCTGCGGGCCCTCGGCTCGGTGCTGGCGGCGGGAGCCCTGGCCTGCGCGGCGCTGTGGCGGCTGGAATTCGCCTCCACCTGGTGTGCCTTCGCCGCGGTGGCCTCGCTGCTGGTGCTGGGCTGGGTCCGGGACCGGCAGCCGGCCGCGGGGAGCGGCTGA
- a CDS encoding carboxymuconolactone decarboxylase family protein — protein sequence MRIDIPEGQHPIEYVWGDMVPGIGMAAANFSLSVYAHTTLGLREFEAARLRVAQINGCVFCLDWRTERDGQKVEEEFADAVTEWRTTEAFDGRTRLAAEYAERYTLDHHGLDDEFWDRMTAHYSQLEIVELTMSIGSWLAFGRLNHVLGLDSVCVLPGH from the coding sequence ATGAGGATCGACATCCCCGAAGGCCAGCACCCGATCGAGTACGTGTGGGGCGACATGGTGCCCGGGATCGGCATGGCCGCCGCCAACTTCTCCCTGTCGGTGTACGCCCACACCACCCTGGGGCTGCGCGAGTTCGAGGCCGCCCGGCTGCGCGTCGCACAGATCAACGGGTGCGTCTTCTGCCTGGACTGGCGTACCGAGCGGGACGGGCAGAAGGTCGAGGAGGAGTTCGCCGACGCGGTCACCGAGTGGCGCACCACCGAGGCGTTCGACGGGCGCACCCGGCTGGCCGCGGAGTACGCCGAGCGGTACACCCTCGACCACCACGGGCTCGACGACGAGTTCTGGGACCGGATGACCGCGCACTACAGCCAGCTGGAGATCGTGGAACTCACGATGAGCATCGGGTCCTGGCTGGCCTTCGGGCGGCTGAACCACGTGCTGGGCCTCGACAGCGTCTGCGTGCTGCCGGGGCACTGA
- a CDS encoding cytochrome P450 gives MRTVQGAALDGIKARVRAFAERTGLPLRPARDRPRPHGGPAARARSGRTPGGGTPLTGPGPSLGPEAPGRRPSAGAPQHRASAVPAALLAPAVSSAAVTTVLAALGALLDGTGRPRARRRPDGVRASAAALRALRARHGDAPALVRTRSGTTVLVLLDPRDLRRFYAEPATVLAADPPQRCRGLSTHEPGPDGDGSGCVRGGQRAERRRLNEEVLAAGQPVHPAAGPILTTVADEARHLTTTGTLELVRVRHAVNRAARRIVLGDPAAEDDELAGWLAQLRAEDKRPRGGPRRTTRSAQDRARARIGEYLRHADADTLAGRAARLARPGDPEGAVEPGDEARLWLLAMTAVPETLLRTLLLLGAHPWEQEAAAAEAVAEVAAGPCRGELPRLRACVRESLRLYPVVPDLVRVSREETEWQGVRHPAGTRVLLPAAFHQRDPERVPAAHVFVPGRWKNPGADRDIRMAPFGHGGGRCPGDQLGLMITAAFCAEVLRGHRVTGTRPVLDPVGPLPVTLDPRGIRLALTRR, from the coding sequence ATGCGTACGGTCCAAGGGGCCGCCCTCGACGGGATCAAGGCCCGGGTGCGGGCCTTCGCGGAACGCACCGGGCTGCCGCTGCGGCCCGCTCGGGACCGACCCCGGCCCCACGGCGGACCGGCTGCCCGCGCGCGTTCCGGTCGCACACCCGGCGGCGGAACACCGCTCACGGGCCCCGGCCCGTCGCTCGGCCCGGAGGCTCCCGGCCGCAGGCCGTCCGCCGGGGCGCCGCAGCACAGAGCCTCCGCCGTCCCCGCCGCGCTCCTCGCGCCCGCCGTGTCCTCGGCGGCCGTGACCACCGTGCTCGCCGCGCTGGGAGCCCTGCTCGACGGCACGGGCCGGCCGCGTGCACGCCGCAGGCCGGACGGGGTGCGCGCCTCCGCAGCCGCGCTCCGTGCCCTGCGGGCACGTCACGGGGACGCGCCCGCTCTCGTGCGCACCCGGTCCGGGACGACGGTGCTCGTCCTGCTCGACCCCCGGGACCTGCGCCGCTTCTACGCCGAACCCGCCACCGTCCTCGCGGCCGACCCGCCGCAGAGGTGCCGCGGCCTGAGCACGCACGAGCCCGGCCCCGACGGAGACGGCTCCGGCTGCGTCCGCGGTGGACAGCGCGCCGAGCGGCGACGACTGAACGAGGAGGTACTGGCCGCGGGGCAGCCCGTGCACCCCGCGGCCGGCCCGATCCTCACGACCGTTGCCGATGAGGCCCGGCACCTCACCACCACCGGCACCCTCGAACTCGTCCGCGTACGGCACGCCGTGAACCGGGCCGCCCGGCGGATCGTCCTCGGCGATCCGGCCGCCGAGGACGACGAACTCGCCGGATGGCTCGCCCAGCTGCGCGCCGAGGACAAGCGCCCGCGGGGCGGCCCGAGGCGCACCACGCGATCGGCGCAGGACAGGGCCCGCGCCCGCATCGGGGAGTACCTCCGGCACGCTGACGCCGACACCCTCGCCGGGCGGGCCGCCCGCCTGGCCCGCCCCGGCGATCCCGAAGGCGCCGTCGAGCCCGGTGACGAGGCCCGGCTCTGGCTGCTGGCGATGACGGCGGTGCCCGAAACCCTGCTGCGCACGCTGCTCCTGCTCGGAGCGCACCCCTGGGAGCAGGAGGCGGCCGCGGCCGAAGCGGTGGCCGAGGTCGCCGCCGGCCCGTGCCGGGGTGAACTGCCCAGGCTGCGGGCCTGCGTCCGTGAGTCGCTGCGCCTGTACCCGGTGGTGCCCGACCTGGTCCGCGTCTCCCGTGAAGAGACCGAGTGGCAGGGCGTGCGCCACCCGGCCGGCACCCGGGTGCTGCTGCCCGCCGCCTTCCACCAGCGCGACCCCGAGCGGGTGCCGGCCGCCCACGTCTTCGTCCCCGGTCGCTGGAAGAACCCGGGCGCCGACCGGGACATCCGGATGGCTCCCTTCGGCCACGGCGGCGGCCGCTGCCCGGGCGATCAGCTCGGACTGATGATCACCGCCGCCTTCTGCGCGGAAGTACTGCGCGGCCACCGAGTGACGGGCACCCGGCCGGTCCTGGATCCGGTCGGCCCGCTGCCCGTGACGCTCGACCCGCGCGGCATCAGGCTCGCCCTCACCCGCCGCTGA
- a CDS encoding GMC oxidoreductase, which yields MGDNAPPEKSVNGISRRGFLGRTGFIIGAVALAGHISPAQAATTPAASSGPIADGARVPALVIGTGYGGSVAALRLAQAGVDVQMVEMGMNWDTPGPDGKIFPKVTSPDYRSFWLRTRTKAPLSNFLGFPLDKDVPRYTGILDAEDFAGITVYQGRGVGGGSLVNGGMAVTPKRANFAAVLPSVDAGEMYDTYYPRANAGLGVGMVDPAWFDTADCYQFSRVGRKHAQRSGFAWTFVPDVYDWDYMKREADGTATRSALAGEILYGNNHGKKSLVQTYLAQARATGRVTVSPLHKVTAVSPAAGGGYTVAIDQIDTTGTTVAAKTVIADRVFFAAGSVGTSTLLVKLKATGALPNLNGEVGKGWGENGNVMCGRANHMWDPTGRLQSTIPCSGIDNWDAGGAFAEVAPLPTGIETYASFYLSITKNPHRAEFTWNAAAGRADLSWQTAWKQPSITMARTIFDKINSKEGTIYRTDLFGGNKIWNDTLTYHPLGGAVLDRATDNYGRLHGYTGLYVIDGALIPGNASVNPFVTITALAERNIEKIIATDLP from the coding sequence ATGGGTGACAATGCACCTCCCGAAAAGAGCGTAAATGGAATTTCACGCCGCGGATTCCTGGGTAGAACAGGTTTCATTATTGGAGCCGTGGCCCTGGCCGGCCACATCTCGCCGGCCCAGGCCGCCACGACGCCCGCGGCTTCATCCGGACCGATCGCGGACGGCGCCCGGGTGCCCGCCCTCGTCATCGGCACCGGTTACGGGGGTTCGGTCGCGGCGCTGCGGTTGGCCCAGGCGGGTGTGGACGTGCAGATGGTCGAGATGGGCATGAACTGGGACACCCCGGGCCCTGACGGCAAGATCTTCCCCAAGGTGACCAGCCCGGACTACCGCTCCTTCTGGCTCCGGACCCGGACCAAGGCCCCGCTCAGCAACTTCCTCGGCTTCCCCCTCGACAAGGACGTCCCCCGGTACACCGGAATCCTGGACGCCGAGGACTTCGCCGGCATCACGGTCTACCAGGGGCGCGGCGTCGGAGGCGGTTCGCTGGTCAACGGCGGTATGGCCGTCACGCCCAAGCGCGCGAACTTCGCCGCCGTCCTCCCCTCCGTCGACGCCGGCGAGATGTACGACACCTACTACCCGAGGGCCAACGCCGGACTCGGGGTCGGGATGGTCGACCCGGCCTGGTTCGACACCGCCGACTGCTACCAGTTCTCCCGCGTCGGCCGCAAGCACGCCCAGCGGTCCGGCTTCGCCTGGACCTTCGTGCCCGACGTCTACGACTGGGACTACATGAAGCGGGAGGCGGACGGCACCGCCACCAGGTCCGCGCTGGCCGGGGAGATCCTCTACGGCAACAACCACGGCAAGAAGTCGCTGGTGCAGACGTACCTGGCCCAGGCCCGGGCCACCGGCAGGGTCACCGTATCGCCGCTGCACAAGGTCACCGCGGTCTCCCCCGCCGCGGGCGGCGGCTACACGGTCGCGATCGACCAGATCGACACCACCGGCACCACGGTGGCTGCCAAGACCGTCATCGCCGACCGGGTGTTCTTCGCCGCCGGCAGCGTCGGCACCAGCACGCTCCTGGTCAAGCTGAAGGCGACCGGGGCACTGCCGAACCTCAACGGCGAGGTGGGCAAGGGCTGGGGCGAGAACGGCAATGTCATGTGCGGCCGGGCCAACCACATGTGGGACCCGACCGGCCGGCTCCAGTCGACCATCCCCTGCTCCGGGATCGACAACTGGGACGCCGGCGGCGCCTTCGCCGAGGTCGCCCCGCTGCCCACCGGGATCGAGACCTACGCCTCCTTCTACCTGTCGATCACGAAGAACCCCCACCGCGCCGAGTTCACCTGGAACGCGGCGGCCGGCCGGGCGGACCTGAGCTGGCAGACGGCTTGGAAGCAGCCGTCCATCACCATGGCCAGGACCATCTTCGACAAAATCAACTCGAAGGAGGGGACGATCTACCGCACCGACCTGTTCGGCGGAAACAAGATCTGGAACGACACCCTCACCTATCACCCGCTCGGCGGCGCCGTCCTGGACCGGGCCACCGACAACTACGGCCGGCTGCACGGATACACCGGCCTGTACGTGATCGACGGCGCGCTGATCCCCGGAAACGCCAGCGTGAACCCGTTCGTCACCATCACCGCGCTCGCCGAGCGCAACATCGAGAAGATCATCGCGACAGACCTCCCGTAG